The stretch of DNA AgagttcagtttcacaaaacccAGTGATATTACACAAAAtgaagatactacataaaatatatataaactaaaggatatatgtcaataaaagtcaATTATTAGAACGCTCGAGGCCTACTTTACCCAATGCAATTCATTGGAACTGGGCAGTGTATCAGAACCACAGAGAGAGCATAGGTCATGCATTGGCTCTGAAAAAGAGTAAGGTATAATctaatatatggtttgtcatgtcatgtgttcGAAAAaaattcgtgaagtattccaatcgagatgaatgggtaggagaTGGGCAGAATGTAACATGATGAATTAAGGTTACTTTTCTCAGCGGAACCGCTTACCACTTAATTTGGCGGGCTAACATCGCttaaaaagctgagaaaaagctcttcgcggtgatgtgatacatgtaatATCTTGCAGAAGAGTAGGCTACTGAGTATAGGCTATTTCAGCAAAGAATGGTGAATTTGGACGACTTTCTTTCTTACCGCGGCGCTGTCACATTCTTCACCGCGTAAAACatagactaaattaattttgtGAATGTTAAGTTTaatcaggccataggctaaataaaaaaaatgaaaagaaatgggcaccaaggccacagtggcctgtgaacctccgattttcaaagggacatcACTTGTCAACGAAGGGCAAACGACGCGGGGGCCGTGAAAATTCCACCCTGCTTAACACAGTTTGAATGACCAATGTTAACAAACTAACTGGCTAGATCACCTTAGAAAGCTAACATGCACATTAGCTAAAACAAACCTTATTCAAacgagaataatacaaaaaggtctttatttaaaggagaattcgtgatattgacctaaagtgtattgaaacatgataccgaaagtgtgaacgatgtctcatagcccatctcgcttgtcccctgcactccaaaaatctggcacttagttagccgatggctcaaagtaaagtaactgaaACTACCGGTACATAAATTCGCCAAAGTGaatcatttgtgtcaactcacgcgaatgtagatttattaacgcgaCCCGGATCTACATCTCCAAAATGCGCCAGCCTAATGTATGTACATTTAAACCAGATGTTTTAAAGCGACGCTGAGATGTattcagggcagggctgtacctacacatatttttgcaagtgctacaaaaatcattctttggcgcatggatgatttagtaccaacgctacaccagtcagatacagttttgcctatggctataccgcgGAGACTGAGgcgcttttttgtttgttcaagCGCATGTTTagggtgagaggggagtcgatgtgcttttgTTTCcaacttggtagttgtagtccatgcgattaaaaaacacggTGCGTGAAGCATctaaacaatgataacgcttttaattatggctgctttagccacagaccttgagctactgtacagtgggttggttccatttagaagtgtccacttcattcacccttctgtgattcacacagctaATGTTGAATGTATAAgcctactactgatatgcaaaactattaactttccGCCAAgtggtggcagcttaagtccgctttgatactgtaagccattggttcccaaaggagattttctttgggtcgccagcatagcctagtgacaatttgtgttgtgtaataggcctagcatagggcctacctatagcttatagtttgttaacagccACAGTTTtgtccctctatgcatttttgcatttagaataggtCTGAAACCGGGGCTTAACACGCCGCAGGGGGccagcgtggatatctcaatcgcaaaaattaaacaatatttctatcgggttTCTACCATGGAGTAGGCTGGGTGAAAATCAAAAGATTGCGccaaaagattgagcttggtctggcttaaaagccagactaaccatggaccctcatagttgcaaaatgcaaggaacataaatcagcatattatttgcacaaacaataacggacagtagctcttcaacttggtctgctaaaatgtgtatgaacagtctcaCAActcatttcatgaaggcccttttgacatgtcagttatttgcaccactgggtaaaacggcattttgttttagactactggtatttaatttgtgcattgacaataaagctgaatatcatatgaactagatgactaaacttatgaatatgtagaagaagaaacattcacaaaaatccatgacatgacctcttcttgatagctgttggaaaactgcatggaactgacagggattgttttgtttaataataaataaataaatacatacatacatacatacattatgctgctacctctgcttttcccaaatacaatgtagcctacaggtgtacctttcatcagtccagttgcaatggatggatgTGATGAATTAAcctgacaatagccagatgaatgtcatTCGCTTAGTCCGCcttagcttcactcacatccatctgggacctcttccattgagagtgatttctgcaacctaattttatggttcagccaatcaggacgagcgggagtttcatagatgtgacatagccaGAAgccgactgtgagactgttatcagcgccacgggttggcttcatgtgagtggttgaagtagcacgccaatagatgacagacaagtggcttattcaatcatatgcaagcatttttgattaggcccagccttctgaagcaagacttcaatggatcggttccagatggatgagtggagcttgAAGTGAGCgtaaattcatctggctattgtcaggttagtgatgaactgccctacttgtgattgttcagagattttaaaggttttataacaatgctacaaattttttggcaagtgctacaaatctattcacctttgcagccagtgcaaaacacacattccaaaacaagcatacacaaaagttttaagagtgggggatggagtaaaagatggagacaaattcattaatatgatttattttcgcggaatggatgtacaggactgagcggcggtcatattttgtaccgctatgcagtacatctagttaataaaGTAAGTGAACATTGTAACTTTATTTTGGCCAACAACATTTTCTAGAAGAAACACTACTTTTTTCTCATTCAATGAATGTTCCTAGATCAACTTTAGCTTGTGTGAGCAGCTTGACAtgcagtgttgggaacgttactttaaaaaagtaattagttacaagtagtactcactacttgttccaaaaagtaactgagttagtaactgaactagaaaatgtaatttcgaggaaattaccagtgcatgaaaataaacatactgtatattaacataaaatgccaaacaaacttttatttggaaacagttggcaggagtcatagttgataacaactgacagttgaaatggctgaacagttaaatagttgagtagtttaaatagttaaattaagaaagcgCTATTTCAAAAATGGAGTTTGGGAGAAAAAAACTAAAAGGACTAGGTCAGATAACGTACAGAACCTGTTGCTATCCTGTGTCTGTTGAGGGGTCCACGACCCCTGGCACCCTTGACCGGCAATCATGCATTATTTCTAAGATAACACACTTTATGTCTACAACTCTGTCCACATAGTACTTTTCGAATCCGTGGAAGTTGGAGGCCATAAATTAATGGGTTTAATAGTGGGGGAAAAATCAGAAATTGTATAGCCAATGCATTACGTACACCAATTGGAAGATTTAGTGAACCATCCCAGCTGTAAAATACATCAAACAATGCAGTCACAATATATATGACCATAACCACTATATATGAACACAAGTTTTACTGAATTTTTTTCTACCCTCACTGGATGATGTACAAATTTTGACAATATGAGCATAAGAAACTAAAGTTAAGACAAACTGTATAAGATATACTGTAATAAACACCATGCTCCATACCTGGTTGGCTTTTGCTTTATAACATCCCAGCATTAGCATTGAAGGATTGTCACAGAATAGTTTATGGATGTAAGATCTACAAATGGGTATTCTAGAAGTAAGGAGAATAACTATTGCTGACGACAAAAGAGGGTAGGACCAGGCTAACACAAGCAACTTTGACACGGCACGTGCAGTCAAAATGCTGTGGTATTGCAGTGGTCTGCAAATTGCCACATAGCGATCATAAGACATCACTGTTAAAACTGACATTTCACACAGTGCAGAGCTATAAATCACATATGTTTGAAGCAGGCACCAACTGTAGCTTATCATGTGAATATCAGATTGCAAGTCCAGCAAAAATTTGGGATAAAAACCAACAGTCCCGTAAAGTCCATTTGCACACAGATTACAGATGAAAATGTACATGGGCTCATGGAGGCTTTTATCCACTGTCACAATAAAGATCAAAGTTAAGTTGACTATAATAATGAGGATGTAAAGGACAAACGCCAACAAGAAGTACAGAGGCTTGTAAACTCCTGAGTCCTGCAGCCCAGAAAGAATAAAGAATTTAAAAGTAGAAACGTTTTCCATGATTTCAGGCATATTTTCCATGTAATACTGTAATATGTTGTAACATCATGAAGTAGCATTTAAACATATCCACATACAATAATATACCAAGTAACATTTCATGTAGCAAGACTATTATGTATGATTGATTTTTGATCAAAGTTACATTCACATATTGATGTTTGAAGGTGTATCTAGCAGTTGCGGTTCAGTGGCTACTATTTGTTCCATCATGAATACATAGCTCATTTATACCGTAACCTCCGCCTTAGGGACTTACATGGGTTTCCACTAATGAACACAGCGAAATACCAGTGGAACTACACAGAGCAGTACATGCATGACCGTCACATGGTGTTGCCACCTGCTATGTGCATAAAAATAAAGCATTCCATCTCCATCCCCTACAATTCCTACTAAACAACACATCACAGtaacatttaggctacttcaACATGGATGAATTTATTAATAGCATAGGTTACGATATGATAAAAATTAGAAATGATATGATATACCCTTAATTAACAAAGTTTTCATGAAGTCTGGAGGGGCAAGCGATCTGCAATCTGtcggcagaggtggaaagtaacaaaTTACATTTATTCACGTTACTGTAGTGAGTAGTTttttttgtgtaggcctactttgtattttttttaagtagtttttaaaatggggaattttattttttactttattacattttgagtgaagtattgaaCTTCGCTACATCACAAATCCCATCCAttactgagtaaaaaaaaagactaaggACAACCGAAAGGAAGGGGGAAAATTGTGCCCGGTGTTGCATGGCAACTGGCACCCATGTTAATTGGCTGCGTTGGTAACGTTTCACGAGTGATGACGTTTCTTCGACAGAcgtggccgcttgcagatttgtcactttctgatggaaactggagacaaacaaatacaaatatgcatgacatatttaaactcaaaattgtctgtagtacgctacatgcactggaccatgaatgtgccaccaaaaaaataaataccggTGTAACCCTCATAAAATTAGGGCAACTAATATAGATGCAATTACATGTATCTTCCTATGGAGGGCGCTCTATGTGTTAGAAGACTAGAGCATCCTACTagcaaacattctctctctaccAGCGATATATTTCCTGTGAACTTGCACCTGAAAGAGCTCCCGGATTTGAAGATAAATAATAACgaaatactttttaaaagtCAATACTTTACGTCTAGTTATATCCATAAGATATTAGTCTACCTCACACTCAACTTTGAATAAGAAAGAAAAGTGATTCTGTCGAGTTTACAGCAAATTGGAATTCCGGTGAGTAAAGCACGTTTTGCTAGTTTCTTACTAGCTAGCCATCTAGGAAaggatgcaattcataaaaACATGTATATTTTGAATAAGTTGGTTGTAATA from Alosa alosa isolate M-15738 ecotype Scorff River unplaced genomic scaffold, AALO_Geno_1.1 AALO_1.0_unplaced_791, whole genome shotgun sequence encodes:
- the LOC125290674 gene encoding LOW QUALITY PROTEIN: olfactory receptor 6N2-like (The sequence of the model RefSeq protein was modified relative to this genomic sequence to represent the inferred CDS: deleted 2 bases in 1 codon; substituted 1 base at 1 genomic stop codon); the encoded protein is MPEIMENVSTFKFFILSGLQDSGVYKPLYFLLAFVLYILIIIVNLTLIFIVTVDKSLHEPMYIFICNLCANGLYGTVGFYPKFLLDLQSDIHMISYSWCLLQTYVIYSSALCEMSVLTVMSYDRYVAICRPLQYHSILTARAVSKLLVLAWSYPLLSSAIVILLTSRIPICRSYIHKLFCDNPSMLMLGCYKAKANQVWSMVFITVYLIQFVLTLVSYAHIVKICTSSSEGRKKFSKTCVHIXVMVIYIVTALFDVFYSWDGSLNLPIGVRNALAIQFLIFPPLLNPLIYGLQLPRIRK